One Solanum lycopersicum chromosome 4, SLM_r2.1 DNA window includes the following coding sequences:
- the LOC101266212 gene encoding transcription factor MYB124-like, translating into MKKTKGNNCDGAKPKERHIVSWSQEEDDILREQIRIHGIDDNWTIIASNFKDKTTRQCKRRWFTYLNSDFKKGGWSPEEDMLLCAAQKIFGNRWTEIAKVVSGRTDNAVKNRFTTICKKKAKHEAMAEENRVTLSDKLDTDRICDVSAKKLRRSRTIESSVDDCPNNNQPVRHPFAVLAQNVNNLKETYENGTVLKKNDRNMLMQQGSLALKVNSENSNQRLENAWMVVDDFLHRMKEGDMLKFRHTEMNSAHNTHKNLITNSSSNERNRSSKRQLALSQESGDSSEYNTGSTQLSRALSNKTEESQVKTCTHDQEIQSGLQNSQISDQTGVQELENGIFCDLSFPHDTRSVCDEMKHNDVSATDGCEYPSPLQVTPQFRSLAEAIPSPKFSESERQFLLKTLGVESTSPHRTTKPPSCKRALLQSL; encoded by the exons GAGGACGATATACTACGAGAGCAAATTCGTATTCATGGAATTGATGACAA TTGGACTATCATAGCTTCAAACTTCAAGGATAAAACAACTAGACAATGCAAAAGAAG ATGGTTCACTTATTTGAACTCCGATTTCAAAAAGGGAGGATGGTCACCCGAAGAAGATATGCTTTTATGCGCG GCTCAAAAGATCTTTGGAAACAGATGGACTGAAATTGCCAAAGTGGTATCAGGCAG AACGGATAATGCTGTGAAGAACAGGTTCACTACAATCTGCAAAAAGAAAGCAAAACATGAAGCAATGGCTGAAGAAAACAGGGTTACGTTATCAGATAAGCTCGATACTGATAGAATATGTGATGTTTCCGCTAAGAAGCTGAG GAGGAGCCGTACTATAGAAAGCTCGGTTGATGATTGTCCGAATAATAATCAACCGGTTAGACATCCATTTGCAGTGCTTGCTCAGAATGTCAATAACTTGAAAGAGACATATGAAAATG GAACGGTCCTTAAGAAGAATGATCGAAATATGTTGATGCAACAAGGCTCACTGGCACTCAAAGTTAATTCGGAAAACAGTAACCAGCGTCTTGAAAATGCTTGGATG GTAGTCGATGATTTTCTTCATCGTATGAAGGAAGGTGATATGCTCAAGTTCCGGCATACAGAGATGAATTCTGCACACAATACTCATAAGAATCTGATAACAAACTCAAGTAGTAACGAAAGGAACCGATCATCTAAAAG GCAACTTGCTTTATCTCAAGAGTCTGGTGACAGTTCAGAGTACAATACCGGATCAACTCAGCTGTCGCGTGCATTGAGTAATAAAACAGAAGAAAGTCAAGTTAAGACGTGTACGCATGATCAGGAGATTCAATCTGGTTTGCAAAATTCTCAAATAAGTGATCAAACTGGAGTACAAGAGTTGGAAAATGGAATTTTCTGTGATCTATCATTCCCTCATG ATACTCGGTCTGTTTGTGATGAAATGAAGCACAATGATGTATCAGCAACAGATGGATGTGAATATCCTTCTCCTCTCCAAGTAACTCCGCAATTCAGATCATTAGCTGAAGCAATTCCCAGCCCAAAATTCTCCGAAAGT GAGAGACAATTCCTATTGAAGACACTTGGAGTTGAGTCTACATCCCCTCATCGAACCACGAAACCTCCATCTTGCAAAAGGGCGCTCCTTCAAAGTCTATGA
- the LOC101259737 gene encoding probable peroxygenase 5 isoform X1: MASSTSCSQADGIIVNNHELTPLEKHVMFFDINNDGIIYPSETYKAFRKMGRGIFRSMFSAVLIHFNLSYKTRPGKWPSLLFPIVVENIKYAIHGSDSGAYDSEGRFVPEKFEEIFKKHANENADSLTYNEVKEMLKTNRKPKDYYGWANAFVDWNSLYDLGKNKNEKLTKETVKALYDGSLFEQIAKEHASK, translated from the exons ATGGCTAGCTCAACTAGTTGCAGTCAAGCTGACG GAATAATTGTAAATAATCATGAGCTCACTCCTTTGGAAAAGCATGTTATGTTTTTCGATATCAATAATGATGGAATAATTTATCCTTCAGAAACGTATAAag ctTTTAGAAAGATGGGGCGTGGTATTTTCCGTTCTATGTTTTCTGCTGTTCTCATTCATTTTAATCTCAGTTACAAGACTCGACCG GGGAAATGGCCATCTTTACTCTTCCCTATTGTggtagaaaatattaaatatgccATACATGGTAGTGATTCTGGTGCCTATGACTCTGAAGGGAG GTTTGTGCCAGAGAAGTTTGAGGAGATCTTTAAGAAGCATGCAAATGAAAATGCAGATTCTTTGACCTACAATGAAGTGAAAGAAATGCTCAAAACCAATAGAAAACCAAAGGACTACTATGGATG GGCAAATGCTTTTGTAGATTGGAATTCTTTATATGATTTAGgcaaaaataagaatgaaaaattGACAAAAGAAACTGTAAAAGCTCTGTATGATGGAAGTCTTTTTGAGCAAATAGCAAAGGAGCATGCTTCAAAATAG
- the LOC101259737 gene encoding probable peroxygenase 5 isoform X2 has product MASSTSCSQADAFRKMGRGIFRSMFSAVLIHFNLSYKTRPGKWPSLLFPIVVENIKYAIHGSDSGAYDSEGRFVPEKFEEIFKKHANENADSLTYNEVKEMLKTNRKPKDYYGWANAFVDWNSLYDLGKNKNEKLTKETVKALYDGSLFEQIAKEHASK; this is encoded by the exons ATGGCTAGCTCAACTAGTTGCAGTCAAGCTGACG ctTTTAGAAAGATGGGGCGTGGTATTTTCCGTTCTATGTTTTCTGCTGTTCTCATTCATTTTAATCTCAGTTACAAGACTCGACCG GGGAAATGGCCATCTTTACTCTTCCCTATTGTggtagaaaatattaaatatgccATACATGGTAGTGATTCTGGTGCCTATGACTCTGAAGGGAG GTTTGTGCCAGAGAAGTTTGAGGAGATCTTTAAGAAGCATGCAAATGAAAATGCAGATTCTTTGACCTACAATGAAGTGAAAGAAATGCTCAAAACCAATAGAAAACCAAAGGACTACTATGGATG GGCAAATGCTTTTGTAGATTGGAATTCTTTATATGATTTAGgcaaaaataagaatgaaaaattGACAAAAGAAACTGTAAAAGCTCTGTATGATGGAAGTCTTTTTGAGCAAATAGCAAAGGAGCATGCTTCAAAATAG
- the LOC101255288 gene encoding uncharacterized protein has product MTPNKRPKKLVDNGPDEASKVMTPNKRQKQLVDNGPNEASKVMTPNKRQKQLVDNGPDEASKVMAPNNRQKQLVDNGPDEAYLIGMQKFLDYAFGRTEELYEIRCPCVKCCYTTVGTRETIESHLKVYGIIQKYTLGVSGNDSPGAISEGRGKEQDVRSMRSLGASGNDVGSFHQNSLYSGQNMATPSNSTSSDATISDYSGESMPSHSTGTSSDPTTSTGQEMQRTNKHPLVHDKEQMQIEITSSPSTDQIIQDTLNVETSSCTTGKVRRGRGQNKCQEVASLQAGQKLKVTFYNNRTVGRNSNLFSRHLGKLVRDHSMCPLGVSSWDEIEEEKLNHMWAAVEDKFESDDMDSHRGHILGWMKELWNKWRGQLHFKYVKGKPILEALKNTPKGVDKKQWEWLIKEHFSSETFQARSNRNSANRAKLKMPHHTGSKPIREIIYQKGGKNGNPPDLATIFFETRKKDNKLVESEAVEKHAQLQELVQSKPSLPSIEIVEQCFGPQIRSHVFGFGGGVKAKDLKGPPTSKAELLSELRSIREENQSLKGSASSKVELLPQLHSTKDDNRSMMDRLRALENEVKELKLFFAQHLNIQFTTSSISGER; this is encoded by the exons ATGACACCTAATAAGAGACCGAAGAAACTTGTTGATAATGGACCTGATGAAGCCTCGAAGGTTATGACACCTAATAAGAGACAGAAGCAACTTGTTGATAATGGACCTAATGAAGCCTCCAAGGTTATGACACCTAATAAGAGACAGAAGCAACTTGTTGATAATGGACCTGACGAAGCCTCCAAGGTTATGGCACCTAATAATAGACAGAAGCAACTTGTTGATAATGGACCTGATGAAGCCTACTTAATCGGGATGCAAAAGTTTTTGGATTATGCTTTTGGAAGAACAGAAGAACTATATGAAATACGATGTCCATGTGTCAAATGTTGCTACACAACTGTAGGAACACGCGAAACAATCGAGTCACATTTGAAAGTTTATGGAATAATTCAAAAGTATACTTTAGGGGTGTCTGGAAATGATTCACCAGGTGCTATAAGTGAGGGACGAGGCAAAGAACAGGATGTTAGATCTATGCGCTCTTTGGGGGCATCTGGAAATGATGTAGGATCCTTCCATCAAAATTCTCTTTACTCTGGTCAAAATATGGCAACGCCTTCTAATAGTACTAGTTCAGATGCTACCATTTCTGATTATTCTGGTGAAAGTATGCCATCTCATTCTACTGGTACAAGTTCAGATCCTACCACATCTACTGGTCAAGAAATGCAGAGAACAAATAAGCACCCCTTGGTTCATGACAAAGAACAAATGCAAATTGAGATTACATCGTCTCCTTCTACCGATCAAATTATTCAAGACACTCTAAATGTTGAAACAA GTTCATGTACTACCGGAAAAGTAAGAAGAGGTCGAGGACAGAACAAGTGCCAAGAAGTTGCATCACTTCAAGCCGGACAGAAGCTGAAAGTGACATTTTATAATAATCGAACTGTTGGAAGGAATAGCAATCTATTTTCCAGGCACTTGGGAAAATTAGTTCGTGATCATAGCATGTGTCCATTAGGAGTATCATCATGGGATgaaattgaggaagaaaagTTAAATCACATGTGGGCAGCTGTTGAG GATAAATTTGAGAGTGATGATATGGATAGTCACCGGGGTCACATTTTGGGATGGATGAAAGAATTGTGGAACAAATGGAGAGGACAATTACATTTTAAGTATGTGAAAGGTAAGCCAATCCTAGAGGCTCTTAAGAATACACCAAAGGGCGTTGACAAGAAACAATGGGAATGGTTGATAAAAGAACATTTTTCTTCAGAAACTTTTCAG GCGAGAAGCAACAGGAACTCGGCCAACAGAGCTAAGTTGAAGATGCCTCATCATACCGGTAGCAAGCCTATTAGagaaattatttatcaaaag GGCGGGAAAAATGGCAACCCACCAGATTTAGCAACTATTTTCTTCGAGACTCGGAAGAAGGATAACAAGCTCGTCGAATCTGAGGCAGTTGAAAAACAT GCTCAGCTCCAAGAATTGGTGCAATCTAAACCATCTCTTCCTAGCATAGAGATAGTGGAACAATGCTTTGGACCTCAAATTCGTAGCCATGTATTTGGGTTTGGAGGTGGAGTAAAAGCGAAAGACTTGAAAGGTCCCCCTACCTCAAAGGCTGAATTACTATCTGAGTTACGTTCAATTCGAGAGGAAAACCAATCTTTGAAAGGTAGCGCTTCCTCAAAGGTTGAATTACTTCCCCAGTTACATTCAACTAAAGACGACAACCGATCTATGATGGATCGCTTGCGTGCCCTAGAAAATGAGGTGAAAGAACTGAAATTATTTTTCGCTCAACACCTTAATATCCAATTTACAACATCATCTATTTCAGGAGAACGATAA
- the LOC101265914 gene encoding E3 ubiquitin-protein ligase MPSR1-like produces the protein MDKFEDQQHVIVEETIRKLQGIDITSEMSEVCVDVDLQIDHCCDGRILSALEESSSVDGMVPASESSIELLEPMEADERNSNDECLICLDELGEETDVLRLPCSHMFHAECITKWLQNSHYCPLCRFEMPTD, from the coding sequence ATGGACAAGTTTGAAGATCAACAACACGTTATAGTTGAAGAAACAATTCGTAAGTTGCAAGGGATTGATATTACTTCTGAGATGTCAGAGGTATGTGTGGACGTGGACTTACAGATTGATCACTGTTGCGATGGTAGAATTTTGTCAGCATTGGAAGAATCATCGTCCGTGGATGGAATGGTACCGGCTAGTGAATCATCAATAGAGTTGCTAGAGCCGATGGAAGCCGATGAAAGAAATAGCAACGATGAGTGTTTGATATGTCTAGATGAGCTAGGTGAGGAAACTGATGTACTGCGGTTGCCTTGCTCTCATATGTTTCATGCTGAGTGTATTACAAAGTGGTTACAAAATAGCCATTACTGTCCGCTTTGCCGCTTTGAGATGCCAACCGATTAG
- the LOC104646798 gene encoding E3 ubiquitin-protein ligase MPSR1-like produces MLYEKLDQALSQVFMQFKDEFEDQKHAIVEQTTRKLLSITTTEMSEVCVDVELRIDHCCDGRILSALEESSSVDGMVPASESSIELLEPMEADERNSNDECLVCLDELGEETDVLRLPCSHMFHAECITKWLQNSHYCPLCRFEMPTD; encoded by the coding sequence ATGCTCTATGAGAAACTTGATCAGGCTCTATCACAAGTGTTTATGCAATTCAAAGACGAGTTTGAAGATCAAAAGCATGCTATAGTTGAACAAACAACTCGCAAGTTGCTAAGCATCACGACTACTGAGATGTCAGAGGTATGTGTGGATGTGGAATTACGGATTGATCACTGCTGCGATGGTAGAATATTGTCAGCATTGGAAGAATCATCGTCTGTGGATGGAATGGTACCGGCTAGTGAATCATCCATAGAGTTGCTAGAACCGATGGAAGCTGATGAAAGAAATAGCAACGATGAGTGTTTGGTATGTCTAGATGAGCTAGGGGAGGAAACTGATGTACTGCGGTTGCCTTGCTCTCATATGTTTCATGCAGAGTGTATTACCAAGTGGTTACAGAATAGCCATTACTGTCCGCTTTGCCGCTTTGAGATGCCAACCGATTAG
- the LOC101265633 gene encoding pentatricopeptide repeat-containing protein At2g02750, with product MKIQIAKLVANGLYKEAINLYSQLHYSSLSPTKFTFPCLFKACAKLKFIPQGQILHSHLIKHGFNTDVYAATSLTDMYMKFGLVESALKVFDEIPQPNIASLNAIISGVSQNGYHVDAFKMFGLFSGLLIRPDSVTIASVLSGCVRIDHGVQMHCWGIKIGVEMDVYVVASILSMYLNCVDCVSATRLFGLVKNKNVVCWNAFISGMLRNGEEEVVLDVFKKMLLDEEPNEVTLVLVLSATANLKNVKFGRQVHGLIVKIELQSRTMVGTALLDMYSKCCCWLCAYEIFKELGGNRNLITWNSMIAGMMLNEQTEKAVELLVELESEGLEPDSATWNSMITGFSLLRKENEALKFFRKMLSAGVVPSVKTVTSLLMVCSSLSSLRFGQEIHAYIFRTENINDEFIVTAIIDMYMKCGQFPLARKVFDQLEVKYDDPAIWNVMISGYGRNGEGEAAFEIFCLMLMEKVQPNSATLNCMLSVCSHIGKLEKAWQVFRLMITDFGLIPTLKQLNIMVDLLARSGRLDEARELLQLIPEPSASVFASLLAASEQFSNAKMGEEMTQKLSELEPENPVPFVILSNLYARQGRWDDAERIRETIDERGLDKLPGYSTVGVT from the coding sequence ATGAAGATTCAAATAGCAAAATTGGTAGCCAATGGActttacaaagaagccattaaCTTGTATTCCCAACTCCATTACTCTTCTTTATCTCCCACCAAATTCACCTTCCCTTGTCTCTTCAAAGCTTGTGCAAAGCTAAAATTTATACCACAAGGTCAAATTCTTCATAGCCATTTGATAAAACACGGGTTTAACACTGATGTATATGCAGCCACATCGCTTACTGACATGTACATGAAATTTGGCTTAGTGGAAAGTGCCCTGAAGGTGTTCGATGAAATTCCTCAACCAAATATTGCTTCGTTAAATGCAATCATTTCTGGGGTTTCTCAAAATGGGTATCATGTTGATGCTTTTAAGATGTTTGGGTTATTTAGTGGTTTATTGATTAGGCCGGATTCAGTTACTATAGCTAGTGTTTTGTCAGGGTGTGTGAGGATTGATCATGGTGTTCAAATGCATTGTTGGGGTATAAAGATTGGTGTGGAAATGGATGTATATGTAGTTGCGTCGATTTTGAGTATGTATTTGAATTGTGTTGATTGTGTTTCTGCGACGAGGTTGTTTGGATTGGTTAAGAATAAGAATGTGGTGTGCTGGAATGCGTTTATTTCAGGGATGTTGCGAAATGGGGAGGAGGAAGTGGTTTTGGATGTGTTTAAGAAGATGTTACTAGACGAAGAACCGAATGAAGTGACTTTAGTATTGGTTCTCTCTGCTACTGCTAATCTTAAGAATGTGAAGTTTGGTAGGCAAGTTCATGGACTTATTGTGAAAATTGAGTTACAATCGCGTACAATGGTGGGAACTGCACTTTTAGATATGTATTCGAAATGCTGTTGCTGGTTATGTGCATATGAAATCTTCAAAGAGCTGGGTGGCAACAGGAATTTGATAACATGGAATTCGATGATTGCCGGTATGATGTTGAATGAGCAAACGGAGAAAGCAGTTGAGCTGTTGGTGGAATTAGAATCGGAAGGACTGGAACCAGATTCAGCAACATGGAATTCAATGATCACTGGGTTTTCGCTGCTGCGAAAAGAGAATGAAGCTCTTAAGTTCTTTAGGAAAATGCTTTCTGCCGGTGTCGTTCCCAGTGTGAAGACTGTTACTAGTCTTCTGATGGTGTGCTCATCTCTGTCCTCACTCCGTTTCGGCCAAGAGATTCACGCATATATTTTTAGAACGGAAAAcattaatgatgaatttattGTTACCGCAATCATTGATATGTACATGAAGTGTGGACAATTTCCTTTGGCCCGAAAGGTTTTTGATCAGTTGGAAGTAAAATATGATGATCCTGCTATCTGGAATGTAATGATTTCAGGGTATGGAAGGAACGGGGAAGGTGAAGCTGCTTTTGAGATATTCTGTTTAATGCTAATGGAGAAAGTACAACCAAATTCCGCAACTTTGAATTGCATGTTGTCTGTGTGCAGCCATATCGGAAAATTGGAGAAAGCATGGCAAGTTTTTCGCTTGATGATCACAGATTTTGGCTTAATCCCAACTCTAAAGCAGCTTAATATTATGGTTGATCTACTTGCTCGATCTGGTCGTCTGGATGAAGCTAGAGAACTACTACAGCTCATTCCCGAGCCTTCTGCATCTGTTTTTGCTTCTTTACTAGCAGCGTCTGAGCAATTCTCTAATGCCAAGATGGGAGAAGAAATGACCCAAAAGCTCTCAGAATTGGAGCCAGAAAACCCTGTTCCTTTCGTGATTTTGTCCAACCTTTATGCTAGACAAGGAAGATGGGACGATGCTGAAAGAATCAGAGAAACAATTGATGAAAGAGGACTCGATAAACTACCAGGATACAGTACTGTAGGAGTGACATAA
- the LOC101265326 gene encoding aldehyde oxidase GLOX-like, translated as MELIKIQSFSFLFTILILSSSSLPHRHRHNRRHHRRNSQLIPTIFHPPFIPSNVNGEWVLLHESIGVSAMHMQLLYNNKVIIFDRTDFGASNLSLPQGKCRFDDEVLDVDCSAHSVLYDILSNTYRPLMVQTDVWCSSGALNSDGTLIQTGGYHTGDRKIRLFSPCDGDCDWTELPQNLTVQRWYASDHILPDGRVIIVGGRKAFSYEFFPKTMDENGGGFQLPFLVETTDPIEENNLYPFLYILPNGNLYIFSNQRSIELDYVNHNVLREFPMIPGEKRSYPATGSSVMLPLRLRQGQEPVVEVMICGGAWGGAYVKALEGEFWRGSSSCGRMRITDPDPKWVMEEMPLGRVMPDMLLLPTGNVLILNGAANGAAGWENAIDPVLNPVLYRPDEPDPRRRFTVLTPTKIARMYHSSAILLPDGRILVGGSNPHATYNFTGVKYPTELSLEAFSPPYLATQYAHLRPLNQAIDVGQVISYDQQFSITFTLPFPQPDAEFMVSMIPPSFTTHSFGMNQRLLFLEIVRVERFFMFGYRVIVFAPPTRNVAPPGYYMVFVVHQGVPSHSVWVKIQ; from the coding sequence ATGGAACTGATCAAGATTCAATCTTTTTCATTTCTATTCACAATCTTGATTCTTTCATCATCTTCATTGCCTCACCGTCATCGTCAcaatcgtcgtcatcatcgtaGAAACTCACAGCTTATACCGACTATATTTCATCCACCGTTTATACCATCAAATGTAAATGGTGAATGGGTACTTTTACATGAATCAATTGGTGTTTCTGCAATGCATATGCAGCTTCTCTACAACAACAAAGTGATCATTTTCGATAGAACGGATTTCGGAGCTTCTAATCTCTCACTTCCACAAGGAAAATGTCGTTTCGATGATGAAGTTCTTGATGTTGATTGCTCTGCTCATTCTGTTCTTTATGACATTTTATCAAACACTTACCGTCCACTCATGGTTCAAACTGATGTTTGGTGTTCCTCTGGTGCACTCAACTCCGATGGTACATTAATTCAAACCGGTGGATACCATACCGGGGATCGTAAAATCCGGCTGTTTTCGCCGTGTGATGGTGATTGTGATTGGACTGAATTACCGCAAAATTTAACGGTTCAGAGATGGTATGCTTCTGATCATATACTCCCTGATGGACGTGTAATCATTGTTGGTGGAAGAAAAGCTTTCAGCTATGAATTTTTCCCCAAAACAATGGACGAAAATGGTGGGGGTTTTCAGCTTCCATTCTTAGTGGAAACTACAGACCCAATTGAAGAAAACAATCTTTACCCATTCTTGTACATTTTACCCAACGGAAATCTCTACATTTTCTCAAATCAACGATCAATTGAACTAGATTATGTTAATCACAATGTTCTCAGGGAATTCCCCATGATTCCCGGCGAGAAACGGAGTTATCCGGCAACTGGGTCTTCGGTAATGCTTCCGTTACGTTTACGTCAGGGTCAGGAACCGGTGGTGGAGGTGATGATCTGCGGCGGTGCGTGGGGTGGCGCGTATGTTAAGGCATTGGAAGGGGAGTTTTGGCGGGGTTCAAGTTCATGTGGGCGAATGAGAATAACGGATCCGGATCCGAAATGGGTCATGGAGGAAATGCCTTTGGGTCGGGTCATGCCGGATATGTTGTTGTTACCTACAGGAAATGTGCTTATACTAAACGGGGCGGCGAATGGAGCAGCCGGGTGGGAGAACGCGATTGACCCGGTTTTAAACCCGGTTCTTTACCGACCCGATGAACCCGACCCGAGGAGAAGATTCACTGTGCTCACCCCTACTAAAATTGCAAGAATGTACCATTCATCAGCAATTTTACTGCCAGATGGGAGGATATTAGTGGGTGGTAGTAATCCGCATGCAACGTACAACTTTACAGGCGTAAAGTACCCGACAGAATTAAGCTTAGAGGCGTTTTCACCACCTTATTTGGCTACACAATACGCGCATCTAAGACCTTTAAACCAAGCCATCGATGTGGGACAAGTTATATCGTACGATCAACAGTTCTCGATCACGTTCACTCTACCGTTCCCGCAGCCCGATGCAGAGTTCATGGTGAGCATGATCCCACCTTCATTTACAACACACTCATTTGGGATGAATCAAAGGTTGTTGTTTTTGGAAATTGTGAGAGTAGAAAGGTTTTTTATGTTTGGTTATAGAGTTATAGTGTTTGCACCTCCAACAAGGAATGTTGCACCTCCAGGATATTATATGGTATTTGTAGTTCATCAAGGTGTTCCTAGTCATAGTGTTTGGGTGAAAATACAGTGA